Proteins co-encoded in one bacterium genomic window:
- a CDS encoding steroid 3-ketoacyl-CoA thiolase, with amino-acid sequence MRPVYIIEAVRSPIGRRGGAVSSLHPADLLGRIQKAALDRSGVDAEQIGQVIGGCVSQVGEQSFNTARIAWLSQGLAEEVASTTIDSQCGSSQQATTLAAGLVGSGLEDVALACGVEMMSRIPLGANMKGGSPMPQSYGEHFAFSTQFGGAELIANEYGITRADTDAFGLRSQQRAAAAWKAGHFDREVIPLDAPVVDAEGKPTGETVRVERDEGLRETSLEKLAQLDPVKGNNLHTAGTSSQISDGAAALILASEEGLKKLGVKPRAKIVASTLVGCDPVTMLKGPIPATAKVLAQSGLKIEDMSTCEVNEAFASVVLAWMKEAKPVEERVNPNGGAIALGHPTGSTGARLITTALHELERIDGRYGLISMCCGGGLGTGTIIERV; translated from the coding sequence ATGCGTCCAGTCTACATCATTGAAGCCGTCCGCAGTCCAATCGGAAGGCGGGGCGGAGCCGTTTCGTCCCTCCATCCCGCAGACCTGCTGGGTCGCATCCAGAAGGCCGCACTCGACCGCAGCGGCGTCGACGCCGAGCAGATCGGACAGGTGATCGGAGGCTGCGTCTCACAGGTGGGTGAGCAGAGTTTCAATACCGCCCGGATCGCCTGGTTGTCGCAGGGACTGGCGGAGGAGGTGGCCTCGACGACGATCGATTCGCAGTGTGGATCGAGCCAACAAGCCACCACTCTGGCGGCCGGACTGGTGGGCTCTGGCCTCGAGGATGTCGCCCTGGCCTGCGGTGTAGAGATGATGAGTCGAATTCCGCTGGGCGCGAACATGAAGGGCGGCTCACCGATGCCCCAGAGTTATGGCGAGCACTTCGCTTTCTCGACCCAGTTTGGCGGTGCCGAGCTGATTGCGAACGAGTACGGCATCACGCGGGCCGATACCGACGCTTTCGGCCTGCGCAGCCAGCAGCGGGCCGCGGCAGCCTGGAAAGCCGGCCACTTCGATCGCGAGGTCATTCCCCTGGACGCACCCGTGGTCGACGCCGAAGGCAAGCCCACCGGCGAGACGGTGCGCGTCGAGCGAGACGAAGGGCTGCGCGAAACCTCGCTGGAGAAACTGGCTCAACTCGACCCGGTCAAGGGCAACAATCTGCACACCGCGGGCACGTCCTCACAGATCTCCGACGGGGCGGCGGCACTGATCCTGGCATCTGAGGAGGGTCTGAAGAAACTCGGCGTGAAGCCGCGCGCGAAGATCGTCGCGTCGACCCTGGTCGGGTGCGATCCTGTCACGATGCTGAAAGGTCCGATCCCCGCGACCGCCAAGGTACTCGCGCAGTCCGGACTGAAGATCGAGGACATGAGTACCTGCGAAGTGAACGAGGCCTTCGCGTCGGTCGTGCTGGCCTGGATGAAGGAGGCCAAGCCGGTCGAGGAGCGCGTAAACCCCAACGGCGGAGCCATCGCACTCGGTCACCCGACCGGCAGCACCGGAGCACGCCTGATCACGACCGCATTGCACGAACTCGAGCGTATAGACGGACGCTATGGCCTGATTTCGATGTGCTGCGGTGGAGGACTGGGCACGGGCACGATCATCGAGCGGGTCTGA
- a CDS encoding CBS domain-containing protein — translation MENSQSDPKVRSEFVDAYDDDERLLRGAILREPISALEPRKPVLVPAEMKLREAVTIMTENHTGCVCVVEEGVLVGIFTERDLLRAVQENIDPSNVSVGQVMTGKPETLRPEHGIALALNMMSEGGFRHIPLTDTGGRPVGIVAMRDIVRFICTMFPDVTSAIPPDPSAIQTEYGG, via the coding sequence GTGGAAAATAGTCAATCCGATCCCAAGGTCCGGAGTGAGTTCGTCGACGCCTACGATGACGACGAGCGGCTGTTGCGCGGTGCAATCCTGCGCGAGCCGATTTCCGCACTAGAACCCAGGAAGCCGGTGCTGGTTCCCGCGGAAATGAAATTGCGGGAAGCCGTGACCATCATGACGGAGAATCACACCGGCTGCGTCTGCGTGGTTGAGGAAGGCGTTCTCGTGGGTATCTTCACCGAACGTGACCTATTGCGGGCGGTACAGGAGAACATCGATCCATCGAATGTAAGTGTGGGTCAGGTCATGACGGGCAAGCCCGAAACCCTCAGGCCGGAACACGGGATCGCCCTGGCGCTGAACATGATGTCGGAAGGTGGTTTCCGGCACATTCCGCTGACCGACACGGGAGGCCGACCCGTCGGAATCGTCGCGATGCGGGACATCGTGAGGTTCATCTGTACCATGTTTCCCGACGTTACCTCGGCGATTCCTCCCGACCCATCGGCCATCCAGACGGAGTACGGCGGCTGA